From a region of the Triticum aestivum cultivar Chinese Spring chromosome 7D, IWGSC CS RefSeq v2.1, whole genome shotgun sequence genome:
- the LOC123170414 gene encoding uncharacterized protein isoform X3 — MDHQGCITEIELENMLFDEDLEPIALPYSLLKKITDDFSDKLEVGRGGFAVVYKAILDNGVVAVKRLSNTYMYEEKFQGEIECLMKAKHKNIVRFLGYCSDTQGNMESYNGKWVMADVQQRLLCFEYLPKGSLDGHITDLFGEIEWRKRYNIIKGVCEGLNYLHQKNIMHLDLKPGNILLDEDMMPKITDFGLSRCFEEDQTRVITKNVAGTMGYLAPECYCGEKIAITHKFDLYSLGVIIIEILTGKKGYQIAIENVLEIWSNMMLDALQWEQLRVCARIGIECTDLDPGKRPASMKHIVDALAQTECSTHLSPAGGENKHVAFRLTDKSMESSFIRLPLYGIVPPNTPFTLIITTQEKEELPQKYIIDVILHNATLILEDDEYINTFQSQPDNFFREMGNAVQEVKLKALYTLPRHITPSLSKLISPTIKIILQMKSHNKYDEHMYALDTNQARQWIIIGDSNGYVGFWDYHAQRKIDSLKVSATHAITCVKFIEREHWIVAGTEYGDIQVYDYEKKKMITSFRVGGGGPGELLSMAVHPNKPYLLSAGWQLKLWDWDKDWECVHTFGDNFHSAYQVAVNPNNTIATASVDLEGDTVKIWSLDSPKSNYALSGHSGRVTCLDYFTCHDQEFLVTGSDDQTAKIWYLQKKICVYTLEAFISPVMSVLYHTNLQTLIIGSEDGAIYLWSTANCSLLAEKRPHRISIRPPRLTRIINIGCVGAVYHLACAMGSVAIAKGNTVAIMDINNVDYQEQSTYCNKQPLGADTRQHAEDRASKQEVSGSINMLPILDIHPLELCFPYHPNEPISCSLELRNNTDENVAFRLVDKSGKSPWCFTKLPLYGIVPRRSTCNLIVTTKEEMKLKEKKDFNLVIQSSLLRDKYTMVFQNHSECDLFFEEAKEFGNMVHEVILKAVYLRYEETPSKEHNISVKYNPDDLRSIDAHQTEPWILTGHRSGYARLWNHEYLMDSFKVSGDEVSIVKFIARKKWIVVVTAYYLHVYDYACVTKIEKIQRVGPTGYSTDSPILAVHPTLPSVLSMFYTNIVVLDIDLGWKRTQKISIHDDVKRGGKKEHVKTALSFNPGDHNRFVVGFKRGEVQVWRLDSLRDPEYSLLGHYGNVTCLDFIRRGDQHYLVSGSTDCTAKIWDLQKRECICTLPAMSPVLCVFAHPNLPLLITGTNHGIIHVWSTTDFRLMRTINLGGGGHVVGLACLMGSQRIVIGQEKAISIMDICDDDGLRPMLVTPRRQHAENELTQAKAEHRETEEHGQTKEMRLACRAWVLARRVEGGH, encoded by the exons ATGGATCACCAAGGTTGTATAACAGAAATTGAGCTGGAAAACATGTTGTTCGATGAAGATTTAGAGCCCATCGCCCTGCCATACTCACTTTTGAAGAAAATCACAGATGATTTTTCTGATAAGTTGGAAGTTGGAAGAGGTGGCTTCGCGGTGGTTTATAAG GCAATACTTGATAATGGTGTTGTTGCCGTAAAGAGACTGTCCAATACGTACATGTACGAGGAAAAATTTCAAGGAGAGATTGAGTGTCTCATGAAGGCGAAGCACAAGAATATTGTACGATTTCTAGGATATTGTTCTGACACACAAGGAAATATGGAAAGCTACAATGGGAAATGGGTTATGGCAGATGTACAACAAAGATTGCTCTGCTTTGAATATCTGCCTAAAGGAAGTCTTGATGGTCATATAACTG ATTTATTTGGAGAAATTGAATGGAGAAAGCGCTACAATATAATAAAGGGGGTATGTGAGGGGTTAAATTATCTTCACCAAAAAAATATTATGCACTTAGACTTGAAACCCGGAAATATATTGTTGGATGAGGATATGATGCCGAAAATTACTGACTTCGGACTATCAAGGTGTTTTGAGGAAGACCAAACACGGGTCATTACTAAAAATGTGGCTGGAACTAT GGGATATTTGGCACCAGAATGCTATTGCGGTGAAAAAATTGCAATCACACACAAGTTTGACTTGTATAGTCTTGGTGTTATAATTATAGAGATATTGACTGGAAAGAAGGGATATCAGATTGCTATTGAGAAT GTACTTGAAATTTGGAGTAATATGATGTTGGATGCACTGCAGTGGGAACAATTACGAGTATGTGCTAGGATTGGGATAGAGTGCACAGATCTCGATCCAGGGAAGAGACCAGCTAGTATGAAGCACATAGTTGATGCGCTCGCGCAAACAGAATGCAGTACGCATTTAAGCCCTGCAGGTGGGGAAA ATAAACATGTTGCATTTAGGCTTACGGACAAGAGCATGGAGTCCTCCTTCATAAGGCTGCCGTTGTATGGCATTGTCCCACCTAACACCCCTTTCACTCTCATCATTACAACCCAAGAGAAAGAAGAGCTACCACAAAAGTATATCATAGATGTGATCCTCCACAATGCTACATTGATATTGGAGGATGATGAGTATATAAACACTTTCCAAAGCCAGCCAGACAATTTTTTCCGTGAGATGGGGAATGCAGTGCAGGAGGTGAAGCTAAAAGCACTTTATACTCTGCCACGACACATCACACCATCGTTATCTAAG CTAATCTCTCCCACAATCAAG ATAATCTTACAAATGAAAAGTCACAACAAATATGACGAACACATGTATGCCTTGGACACGAACCAGGCCAGACAATG GATAATAATCGGAGATAGCAATGGATATGTTGGCTTTTGGGACTATCATGCACAG AGAAAAATAGATTCGCTTAAAGTCTCAGCAACACACG CAATTACGTGTGTTAAATTTATTGAAAGAGAGCACTGGATTGTTGCTGGGACAGAGTATGGTGACATCCAAGTGTACGACTATGAAAAAAAGAAGATGATCACAAGTTTCAGAGTTGGTGGCGGTGGACCAGGAGAACTCCTGTCAATGGCCGTTCATCCAAACAAGCCGTATTTGCTGTCTGCGGGTTGGCAGCTGAAACTTTGGGACTGGGACAAAGATTGGGAGTGTGTACACACATTTGGAGATAACTTCCATTCAGCATACCAAGTTGCAGTTAACCCAAATAACACCATTGCTACTGCTTCAGTAGATTTAGAGGGAGACACTGTGAAG ATTTGGAGTCTTGATTCTCCCAAATCCAACTATGCTTTGTCTGGGCATTCGGGTAGAGTGACCTGCTTGGATTACTTCACATGCCATGATCAAGAATTTTTGGTTACAGGCTCTGATGATCAGACTGCCAAG ATATGGTATTTGCAGAAGAAGATATGTGTGTATACGCTTGAAGCTTTCATATCTCCAGTTATGTCTGTCCTGTACCATACCAATCTTCAGACTTTAATTATAGGCTCAGAAGATGGTGCTATTTATTTGTGGAGTACCGCAAATTGCAG TCTACTTGCTGAAAAAAGACCCCATAGGATATCTATACGCCCCCCGAGGCTTACAAGAATCATCAATATTGGTTGTGTTGGAGCTGTCTACCATCTCGCATGTGCTATGGGAAG CGTTGCAATCGCAAAAGGAAACACCGTAGCAATTATGGATATCAATAATGTGGATTATCAAGAGCAATCAACATATTGCAATAAGCAGCCGTTAGGTGCCGATACGAGACAACATGCTGAAGACAGAGCGTCTAAG CAGGAAGTTTCAGGGTCCATCAACATGCTACCTATACTTGACATCCACCCGCTGGAACTCTGTTTCCCCTATCATCCGAATGAGCCCATCTCATGCTCACTGGAACTAAGAAACAACACCGATGAAAATGTGGCATTTAGACTTGTAGACAAGAGCGGAAAGTCTCCATGGTGCTTCACAAAGCTACCATTGTACGGTATTGTGCCTCGCAGATCCACATGCAATTTGATTGTGACAACGAAAGAGGAGATGAAGCTAAAGGAAAAGAAAGACTTCAATCTCGTTATTCAGAGCAGTTTACTGAGAGATAAGTACACCATGGTATTCCAAAACCATTCTGAGTGTGATCTTTTCTTCGAGGAAGCCAAAGAGTTTGGGAATATGGTACATGAGGTAATACTGAAAGCTGTTTATCTGCGGTATGAAGAGACCCCATCTAAG GAGCATAATATATCGGTGAAGTATAATCCTGACGATTTGCGATCCATAGATGCACACCAAACAGAGCCTTG GATTTTAACAGGTCATAGAAGTGGATATGCCCGTCTATGGAACCATGAG TACCTGATGGATTCGTTTAAAGTCTCGGGCGATGAAG TAAGCATCGTCAAGTTTATTGCAAGAAAGAAATGGATTGTAGTTGTGACGGCATATTACCTGCATGTGTACGACTATGCGTGTGTAACCAAAATAGAAAAGATTCAGCGAGTGGGACCTACTGGTTACTCGACCGACAGTCCAATACTAGCAGTTCATCCAACTCTCCCATCTGTGTTGTCAATGTTCTATACAAATATAGTGGTTTTAGACATAGACCTGGGCTGGAAGAGGACACAAAAGATTTCGATTCACGATGAT GTGAAAAGAGGAGGTAAGAAGGAGCATGTTAAGACTGCTCTCTCATTTAACCCAGGGGACCACAACCGGTTCGTAGTTGGGTTTAAACGTGGCGAAGTACAG GTTTGGAGACTTGATTCTCTTCGTGACCCTGAATATTCTTTGCTTGGGCATTATGGTAATGTGACCTGCCTTGATTTTATCAGACGTGGAGATCAACACTATTTGGTCAGTGGCTCTACGGATTGCACTGCCAAG ATCTGGGACTTACAGAAAAGGGAGTGCATTTGTACGCTGCCAGCTATGTCTCCAGTTCTTTGTGTCTTTGCCCATCCGAACCTTCCACTTCTAATTACAGGAACAAATCATGGTATCATTCATGTGTGGAGCACCACTGATTTCAG GCTCATGAGAACCATTAACTTAGGCGGTGGTGGACATGTTGTCGGTCTCGCATGTTTGATGGGCTCACAGAG GATTGTGATTGGGCAAGAGAAGGCAATATCTATCATGGATATATGTGACGATGATGGGTTGCGACCCATGCTGGTGACTCCCCGGAGGCAGCATGCTGAAAACGAGCTTACTCAAGCTAAAGCAGAGCACCGCGAAACGGAGGAGCATGGCCAAACAAAGGAGATGCGACTCGCGTGCCGTGCCTGGGTGCTAGCGCGGCGAGTTGAAGGGGGGCATTGA
- the LOC123170414 gene encoding uncharacterized protein isoform X5, whose translation MDHQGCITEIELENMLFDEDLEPIALPYSLLKKITDDFSDKLEVGRGGFAVVYKAILDNGVVAVKRLSNTYMYEEKFQGEIECLMKAKHKNIVRFLGYCSDTQGNMESYNGKWVMADVQQRLLCFEYLPKGSLDGHITDLFGEIEWRKRYNIIKGVCEGLNYLHQKNIMHLDLKPGNILLDEDMMPKITDFGLSRCFEEDQTRVITKNVAGTMGYLAPECYCGEKIAITHKFDLYSLGVIIIEILTGKKGYQIAIENWEQLRVCARIGIECTDLDPGKRPASMKHIVDALAQTECSTHLSPAGGENKHVAFRLTDKSMESSFIRLPLYGIVPPNTPFTLIITTQEKEELPQKYIIDVILHNATLILEDDEYINTFQSQPDNFFREMGNAVQEVKLKALYTLPRHITPSLSKLISPTIKIILQMKSHNKYDEHMYALDTNQARQWIIIGDSNGYVGFWDYHAQRKIDSLKVSATHAITCVKFIEREHWIVAGTEYGDIQVYDYEKKKMITSFRVGGGGPGELLSMAVHPNKPYLLSAGWQLKLWDWDKDWECVHTFGDNFHSAYQVAVNPNNTIATASVDLEGDTVKIWSLDSPKSNYALSGHSGRVTCLDYFTCHDQEFLVTGSDDQTAKIWYLQKKICVYTLEAFISPVMSVLYHTNLQTLIIGSEDGAIYLWSTANCSLLAEKRPHRISIRPPRLTRIINIGCVGAVYHLACAMGSVAIAKGNTVAIMDINNVDYQEQSTYCNKQPLGADTRQHAEDRASKQEVSGSINMLPILDIHPLELCFPYHPNEPISCSLELRNNTDENVAFRLVDKSGKSPWCFTKLPLYGIVPRRSTCNLIVTTKEEMKLKEKKDFNLVIQSSLLRDKYTMVFQNHSECDLFFEEAKEFGNMVHEVILKAVYLRYEETPSKEHNISVKYNPDDLRSIDAHQTEPWILTGHRSGYARLWNHEYLMDSFKVSGDEVSIVKFIARKKWIVVVTAYYLHVYDYACVTKIEKIQRVGPTGYSTDSPILAVHPTLPSVLSMFYTNIVVLDIDLGWKRTQKISIHDDVKRGGKKEHVKTALSFNPGDHNRFVVGFKRGEVQVWRLDSLRDPEYSLLGHYGNVTCLDFIRRGDQHYLVSGSTDCTAKIWDLQKRECICTLPAMSPVLCVFAHPNLPLLITGTNHGIIHVWSTTDFRLMRTINLGGGGHVVGLACLMGSQRIVIGQEKAISIMDICDDDGLRPMLVTPRRQHAENELTQAKAEHRETEEHGQTKEMRLACRAWVLARRVEGGH comes from the exons ATGGATCACCAAGGTTGTATAACAGAAATTGAGCTGGAAAACATGTTGTTCGATGAAGATTTAGAGCCCATCGCCCTGCCATACTCACTTTTGAAGAAAATCACAGATGATTTTTCTGATAAGTTGGAAGTTGGAAGAGGTGGCTTCGCGGTGGTTTATAAG GCAATACTTGATAATGGTGTTGTTGCCGTAAAGAGACTGTCCAATACGTACATGTACGAGGAAAAATTTCAAGGAGAGATTGAGTGTCTCATGAAGGCGAAGCACAAGAATATTGTACGATTTCTAGGATATTGTTCTGACACACAAGGAAATATGGAAAGCTACAATGGGAAATGGGTTATGGCAGATGTACAACAAAGATTGCTCTGCTTTGAATATCTGCCTAAAGGAAGTCTTGATGGTCATATAACTG ATTTATTTGGAGAAATTGAATGGAGAAAGCGCTACAATATAATAAAGGGGGTATGTGAGGGGTTAAATTATCTTCACCAAAAAAATATTATGCACTTAGACTTGAAACCCGGAAATATATTGTTGGATGAGGATATGATGCCGAAAATTACTGACTTCGGACTATCAAGGTGTTTTGAGGAAGACCAAACACGGGTCATTACTAAAAATGTGGCTGGAACTAT GGGATATTTGGCACCAGAATGCTATTGCGGTGAAAAAATTGCAATCACACACAAGTTTGACTTGTATAGTCTTGGTGTTATAATTATAGAGATATTGACTGGAAAGAAGGGATATCAGATTGCTATTGAGAAT TGGGAACAATTACGAGTATGTGCTAGGATTGGGATAGAGTGCACAGATCTCGATCCAGGGAAGAGACCAGCTAGTATGAAGCACATAGTTGATGCGCTCGCGCAAACAGAATGCAGTACGCATTTAAGCCCTGCAGGTGGGGAAA ATAAACATGTTGCATTTAGGCTTACGGACAAGAGCATGGAGTCCTCCTTCATAAGGCTGCCGTTGTATGGCATTGTCCCACCTAACACCCCTTTCACTCTCATCATTACAACCCAAGAGAAAGAAGAGCTACCACAAAAGTATATCATAGATGTGATCCTCCACAATGCTACATTGATATTGGAGGATGATGAGTATATAAACACTTTCCAAAGCCAGCCAGACAATTTTTTCCGTGAGATGGGGAATGCAGTGCAGGAGGTGAAGCTAAAAGCACTTTATACTCTGCCACGACACATCACACCATCGTTATCTAAG CTAATCTCTCCCACAATCAAG ATAATCTTACAAATGAAAAGTCACAACAAATATGACGAACACATGTATGCCTTGGACACGAACCAGGCCAGACAATG GATAATAATCGGAGATAGCAATGGATATGTTGGCTTTTGGGACTATCATGCACAG AGAAAAATAGATTCGCTTAAAGTCTCAGCAACACACG CAATTACGTGTGTTAAATTTATTGAAAGAGAGCACTGGATTGTTGCTGGGACAGAGTATGGTGACATCCAAGTGTACGACTATGAAAAAAAGAAGATGATCACAAGTTTCAGAGTTGGTGGCGGTGGACCAGGAGAACTCCTGTCAATGGCCGTTCATCCAAACAAGCCGTATTTGCTGTCTGCGGGTTGGCAGCTGAAACTTTGGGACTGGGACAAAGATTGGGAGTGTGTACACACATTTGGAGATAACTTCCATTCAGCATACCAAGTTGCAGTTAACCCAAATAACACCATTGCTACTGCTTCAGTAGATTTAGAGGGAGACACTGTGAAG ATTTGGAGTCTTGATTCTCCCAAATCCAACTATGCTTTGTCTGGGCATTCGGGTAGAGTGACCTGCTTGGATTACTTCACATGCCATGATCAAGAATTTTTGGTTACAGGCTCTGATGATCAGACTGCCAAG ATATGGTATTTGCAGAAGAAGATATGTGTGTATACGCTTGAAGCTTTCATATCTCCAGTTATGTCTGTCCTGTACCATACCAATCTTCAGACTTTAATTATAGGCTCAGAAGATGGTGCTATTTATTTGTGGAGTACCGCAAATTGCAG TCTACTTGCTGAAAAAAGACCCCATAGGATATCTATACGCCCCCCGAGGCTTACAAGAATCATCAATATTGGTTGTGTTGGAGCTGTCTACCATCTCGCATGTGCTATGGGAAG CGTTGCAATCGCAAAAGGAAACACCGTAGCAATTATGGATATCAATAATGTGGATTATCAAGAGCAATCAACATATTGCAATAAGCAGCCGTTAGGTGCCGATACGAGACAACATGCTGAAGACAGAGCGTCTAAG CAGGAAGTTTCAGGGTCCATCAACATGCTACCTATACTTGACATCCACCCGCTGGAACTCTGTTTCCCCTATCATCCGAATGAGCCCATCTCATGCTCACTGGAACTAAGAAACAACACCGATGAAAATGTGGCATTTAGACTTGTAGACAAGAGCGGAAAGTCTCCATGGTGCTTCACAAAGCTACCATTGTACGGTATTGTGCCTCGCAGATCCACATGCAATTTGATTGTGACAACGAAAGAGGAGATGAAGCTAAAGGAAAAGAAAGACTTCAATCTCGTTATTCAGAGCAGTTTACTGAGAGATAAGTACACCATGGTATTCCAAAACCATTCTGAGTGTGATCTTTTCTTCGAGGAAGCCAAAGAGTTTGGGAATATGGTACATGAGGTAATACTGAAAGCTGTTTATCTGCGGTATGAAGAGACCCCATCTAAG GAGCATAATATATCGGTGAAGTATAATCCTGACGATTTGCGATCCATAGATGCACACCAAACAGAGCCTTG GATTTTAACAGGTCATAGAAGTGGATATGCCCGTCTATGGAACCATGAG TACCTGATGGATTCGTTTAAAGTCTCGGGCGATGAAG TAAGCATCGTCAAGTTTATTGCAAGAAAGAAATGGATTGTAGTTGTGACGGCATATTACCTGCATGTGTACGACTATGCGTGTGTAACCAAAATAGAAAAGATTCAGCGAGTGGGACCTACTGGTTACTCGACCGACAGTCCAATACTAGCAGTTCATCCAACTCTCCCATCTGTGTTGTCAATGTTCTATACAAATATAGTGGTTTTAGACATAGACCTGGGCTGGAAGAGGACACAAAAGATTTCGATTCACGATGAT GTGAAAAGAGGAGGTAAGAAGGAGCATGTTAAGACTGCTCTCTCATTTAACCCAGGGGACCACAACCGGTTCGTAGTTGGGTTTAAACGTGGCGAAGTACAG GTTTGGAGACTTGATTCTCTTCGTGACCCTGAATATTCTTTGCTTGGGCATTATGGTAATGTGACCTGCCTTGATTTTATCAGACGTGGAGATCAACACTATTTGGTCAGTGGCTCTACGGATTGCACTGCCAAG ATCTGGGACTTACAGAAAAGGGAGTGCATTTGTACGCTGCCAGCTATGTCTCCAGTTCTTTGTGTCTTTGCCCATCCGAACCTTCCACTTCTAATTACAGGAACAAATCATGGTATCATTCATGTGTGGAGCACCACTGATTTCAG GCTCATGAGAACCATTAACTTAGGCGGTGGTGGACATGTTGTCGGTCTCGCATGTTTGATGGGCTCACAGAG GATTGTGATTGGGCAAGAGAAGGCAATATCTATCATGGATATATGTGACGATGATGGGTTGCGACCCATGCTGGTGACTCCCCGGAGGCAGCATGCTGAAAACGAGCTTACTCAAGCTAAAGCAGAGCACCGCGAAACGGAGGAGCATGGCCAAACAAAGGAGATGCGACTCGCGTGCCGTGCCTGGGTGCTAGCGCGGCGAGTTGAAGGGGGGCATTGA